The Labrus mixtus chromosome 21, fLabMix1.1, whole genome shotgun sequence nucleotide sequence TTAAAATTACAGCCAATTCTCGAGGAAGTCTTACCTAACTGTTCCCAAATGCctgataaactttttttttttttttttacattttcactcttttcctctgcagcctGGAACGTTTTATGTGTGCGTTACATGGTGTGAACCGCCTTTCCCACATGAACTAACGTCAAACAGACGCTAACCATCCTCCCAGTAAATAGTTCACATCATCAGAacggagggaaaaaaagagctttcatTGGCTCAATTAGGTTTGAAGCATGTTGtgaaacagatgtttttgtaCTCCACTGTCACGGTAACCTTTGCAAAAAAGCGCGCTTTAGAGGACCTGGAGCTGCACGGCCTGCTAAGGACACCCATATGAGCTGACTTTCCACTGCAGTGATTTCATCCGTAATGAGGCACTATAAGCTGCAGATGTTGTGTCAAACTCTCCAATTggaaccatggcaacaggatgaacacacacagaggactttGCCCAAGGTGATCCAAACTCTCCTGTATGTGCTGACCGGCTGCCAAACTCGCTGACGTCTCTCAGGCTTTTGTTAATACTATAGCCTATAACTGAGGATGTAAGATCATTCTGCCTGTTTGACTCTAAAGATGAGAAACATATTGCGTTTTTTCACATGCAACCCTCCAGTTTTCAAGAGGATGGCTTCTTTTAATTATGAAGTTTAAATTTCAGCTTCACTGATTTTACAGGGTTTTACAAAAGCAGCAGGACAAAACGACTCAGAGAAACGCTTCAGGGAGATAAAAACATGTACCACTGCAGTTCCAAGTTTTTTgatacaataaacaaacaaaaaaaaactaaagacatgttgaaaagggggaggggagggggggtttgtTAAAAGAGGGGATGTTCAACATTAACAAGGACATGAAAAACAGTGCAGAGCAGCTCAACATGTATGAATATCACCGTGTTCACAAACATCTGTGTTTATTAactacagcacacacactatctGTTTGGTCACCAAATCAAGTGTGGATGATGATGCAGGAGAACAAAAGTCTGTTTCCAAAGAGAGTTTCAAACGGGGAATCATTCTCATCTAAACTCcccaaaaatgtctttaaatcaatCTCCAGTCCCTCTATTCTTCTTCTACCTTCCTTTGGTCTACTTCCTTATCGTTCCACTCCTCCTGTCTCTCGGTGAGTTAAGTGATGTAGATGCGGTGGAAGTCGTTGGCTCCGAAGGCGCAGTTGCACTTGGGGCACTTCCTCTGTCGGGTGTCGTAGCGCATCTTCAGACACTCGTAGCAGAACACGTGAAAACACTTGGTGAGCACCGTCTCCTTGTCTCGTGTGTTGCAGCAGGGGCAGCGCAGCTTGGCCTGagagacacataaagacatgcTATACGAGCCAAATGCTGCATTTGCCAACAACGTCATTAAGCCTTTATACGCTACCAGTGCTCACACTTGAGGGTGTAGCTAGTGAGATTCTTCATATCcccaaagcacacacacactgtaatatTTCTGTGGAGGTTTGAGCTCACTTTTTGGCCCCCCACTCATGAATGAAAAAACCCACATTTCCAGCCAATTAGGCAAACAACACAGTGTAGTATTTTGCATTATGACGTATTGCTGTTTTACTACACTGTTTAAGATCTGTCAACAACACTACTGCAGATTGTGCCTTGAAGCTGTTGGCGTTTATTTAACGCTCTCGTCATAAACAGAGGAggatttaaaacattaatttctctgccagaaaaaaaaaagttgtcttgttttttttctcaccttgtACTGGTtgatctcctcctgcaggatctCATCAGCATCAGAGTACACTTCCACCTTCTTCTGTTTCTCCAACTTCCGTCTCAGCCGGGACAGGTCCTCCTACAGGGCGTCAGGAGCAGGACGGTTTGAAAACCCTTTCTTGATTCAATTCTATCAAATTtgattgcacatatatttttatccctgcatgggttatgtacatttcttgtataagtctattttttaattgcacagtttaagtttgattcatctagaggtattctttaaatctttttttcaggttaatatctATGTATGGGAGGgagggcgtcggttttgtggttcatttgtaacaaatgtttcatgtcatgtacgtctttgtaacctgctactggatgctttgaatttccctcgggatcaataaagtatctatctatctatctatctatctatctatcactCTTTTCAATCAGAAAACCAGGTGTAATTGGGGTGGGTCTCAAGTCAAagaccaaacactgaaatgcaaCATACCTGTGATCGTTTCAGGTTgctgctctccctctcccgAGCAGTGCGGTTTTCTGCCACAGAGACCTGGATCTCCTTGAGCTTGGCCTGTGTGTGCTCCAGCTGCACCTTCAGGTCCTCTGCCAGCTGGGCGGCCTCCACAGCCTGCAGGAGGGAAGGAACCGGATACactcaataaaaagaaataacGTAATGATGAGATTCCTGAGCTGCAGTCTGATGGTGGTACAGTAAGTTCAGAGAAAAAAGTTAGCATTTTTAGGTCTTATTCTCTGTGCAAGTTGTGCAAGTATGTTAACAACAGCGCCATAGCTTGTGCATGTTTATTTACTGCAGCTTGTGTACGTTTCCAGGCTCTGACCACCATTTTCCACAGGATAGCATATGTTTTGTGATGGTCTTCACTGCTTACAGGCCACCTCTGTTTTCAGTTTAAGTGAGCGGTCCTTTGAGTTTGtttctggttttgttttaaTCCTTTTCTTATGGTTGTTCCTAGGTGAAAACAACACAGgatttgaaaatatattcagTAATAATAAGCAAGGTAATGTCCCAAACACCACCCGGTGCACTCAGCCGCACATTTACACTGTCTAACAGGTACTTGAACAAAACAAGCAATTACCAGCAACATGCCCCACAGGGAGGCTCTTAACTACTCGCAGAGTAAGTGAGAGAATCAGGACAGACTGCGGGTTTAATTTGCTCACATTGAACCTCGTTAATGCAATGTTTTCTGGAAGCAGCTCCACAAATGTTGGATGTAATAACTTTTTACAAGCAGCTGAACACACCCAAACTGTTACGAGTACACATGCTATTATCAAGAGCCACAATAAATGCTGCTCAGGGTTTCGCATGTAGGAACATCTGGCAGCAATCAAATCAATCCCGTCATTAGAAAATCTTAAGCGCAAGAGCCGACATGATGATTGATGGTATCCCTGCTCTCACCTTTCTCTTGTTCAGTTCTAGTGCTTGTGTCCGGACAGCCAGTTCCTTTTCCAGAGCAGCGAGGGTGCTCTGAAGGACGCCCTCTTTTTCTTCTAGTCTCTGCACCACCAGTAGCTGGGCATCGACCTGCAGAGTGACAGAGGGAGTGACAGTTAATGCTGAAATCTAGCAGTGCTGCATTCTTTTTGTTTAAGAACAAATGATGAGTTTacctgtgttttaaatgtgagaaCTTGGTCCGCtaactcctccttctcctctttcagaAGTTTGTAGATCTGGTTGGATTTGATCCTCTCACTCATCAGCTTGAAGTTGGCGTCGTCCTTCTCGCGTAGCTGCTGCAGCAGCCGACTGTTCTGCTCCTGCATGTCCTCGAAGGCCTGGCCCGTCACATCCATCTCACTCAGCAGGGCTTCCTCCTCCTCGAGGGACACAGGTGTCAGGGATCAAAAACTTTGAACAGACTTTGATTCTGGAgtccagttttaaaaaaaaaaggtgtggcCAAACATCAGCAGCACAATGCTGCTTTTAAACAAATACTGCATTTCTTTCAGTCACAGTTTTTGTTTAGGGTGTGCAGAGCAGTTTGAGGTTAAGGTTAGTGGCCATGTTTTTCTCGAGGTAACAATCAATACTACAttgggatgtaacgattcactcaactcatgATACGATTCTCTAACGatgaattttacaaaatgagactgaaggCAAATTATGACGGAAAAcgattcctttaggggctgttgacctgcttgttttttttctcacaacaaggggaggtgattggagcttctcattgtggtgtggattaaatgctgcatcatgttgttttttctatttgtgtagttccctgtcttcttgtaatatttgcatACAGTTTTTatctcgtctgttatcttctcacctctttcattttctgtcttctgaactcaaaatgcttccacacctccgaatTAAAAGACGGCGGTCCAttctcaatttcaaaatcttgttCTGCAGCTGCCAAccgcctctgctctacagctgctgacgctcaccatattATTGCGATTCTTTTTttagagtaccgatgtgaacctCGActcctttgaatcgatttataaTGATTTTACGATTCAGCTTTACATCCCTAATACTACAACAAACATACTTATTTCCCTTTGATGGGTTCAAAAAGGAAGCTCATCCTAACTCTGCTActctactctgtttttgcacatttacatttaatcttttatatttaatttacaaccatttacaactctgtttttgcacatttacactcaatcttccatatttaatctttcatatttaagactagtaatgcttagttaaatcctggttgtatatattcacattcttatttttgatatcttttagtacttatttactttgtatttaatattatattgtgtttagattggataacctgctgctgtaacgccacaatttcccagtttgggatcaataaagtaattctattctattctatacttCTCTTtagacataaataaaaatagataattTTTTCCATTAATAGAGCAGAAGTTCACTTTGACTActgttttaaaagaaacatcttATCAGCATGACTCAGTAATTAAGCTCAAAATCTTTTATGTCTTTCAGTTTGAAGCGTTAACAGACGTCTGCTTTGATCATACGACGTGTTTCACTACATTTACGTAGTTTGTTTCCCGGGCTACAAACTCAACTGTACATTTGACAGTGCTGCATTTCCTTCATTTTGTTTCACGCAGCTCACTTACAAGCCAACTAGGGCCTGTAAATAAAAGTTATATGAACTCACAAGAAGCTTTATTAGACGTTTCTAAATTCTGCCACAATGTCGCCCACGTTTATTTGAAGCAGCGAAGGACCGAGGAGAGAGAATGTATCACTCCTGTCCCGTTAAAATTTCTTACAACATAAGAAGAATAAAGGTAGAGGGTTTATCCGTCTCAGGCTAGACTGTTTCCCGTCTCTTAATCACGTTCTGTTAGACCTCCCGTGCATGAGGAGCTACAGGCTTTCAGATCTCAACATCTGTCTCATGCCTGCTCATTAAAGTCTATGGAACAACAGTTTAAGCTTCTTTAAGCACAGTCGTAaccattttacattttgatgtcacttcctgtatttatttaatgacaGTCGCTGCACTAATGTAAAGAGACCTGCACTTTTTAAGAAGGTCTGCGTAAAAGAGGTCACTTGAGACGCGTTGTAATGCCAGGTGTGAAATGACGTACTTATATAGCCCCTCGTGATTAGACCGCCCAGGTTGCATGTTAATGCAAGGTGTAAACAGGGCGCTTTATTTGCTTTGCAGCAGAGTTCATAAGAAACACTGGAAACcaaactgaaggaaaaaaagagtccTAAGTTGACAAAGATcagaaaatataatgaataTTATCTGATAAGCCTTTAAGGCCGATCATATTCTGTGTAGCACTAAAATCAGCTGAAATAATTAAAGTGTGACGGAGGTACATTACGTAATGTGGGTGTATCCACTATCTACACAACTCAAGTTTGAACCTGTCTTAACCGACATTTGACCCCTGGCAGGAAAAGCTTGGACTTTTTTCCATCTTGTGATAGTCTGCCTTATTTTGTGAACTTTCTAATGAAATTCATCAGAAGAGAATCCTTTACAAAATAGCAAAGACAAGGAAGTGAGCTCCAATCTGACATGTGTGTTTTACATACTTAGAATTTATCAGGGGTGGCTCACCCTGAAAGAGATTTGCAGCACCCAAAAGATTTCTTTATCATTTTTTGATTGAATGTATCTCTGACATATTAGCATGTTTTCAGCTAGTGCTGAAACATGTTCAGTATACCAGAGTTAAGAAACAGTTCAAGGACGTGATGAGAGGAGAAGGTATCAATAACTGAAGAGCCTTTAAAAGCTACATTGTATTAAAGAAGAAACctgaactgaagaagaaatacacaaataaataagatgaaaaagtaaagacaaaaaatgcagaaatgaaTAAGGCATGATTAAATTTAAATGCCAGTTTTcaattcctcttttcttttctaagaTTAGGAGAACTTCAGTCTCAGGCAGATGTGATACTCATTTCACCACTTTAGTTATCAATACATCTGgcttgtttatatttatatacgGTGCAGTCCACAGAGCAGCATGTCTGATCATTTTCCAGACAAGGTTGATTATGCATGTCTCATTATGTTCCAGCCCGGTGTTCTGAACTATAAAAATTGGTCAAggcatttgtttattttgtttttttagattttgttgCTATGACCATTGTGTGTATTATGCGTATGTGTAAAGgttgaatgtaaaaaaacttTGGGTGAAGGATGATGAAGATTTCTTTCTGAAGTTTTTCGattgttgaaatatttaaaaaaaacatgacaaatctGTTAAAGTATAAGTAAAGTGGAATACAGATGCTCAGCCTCCTGCTGAAGTTGCCTCTCTTCACTCATGCTCCACAATGTTCgattaaaatagaaacacatttaGGGCTTTCatacttgcagaaatctcctgccagacccctagtattttcttttaacgtttttttacgtcatgtgtTACCTCGGACGACACCCCCCCGTCAGACAGAGATattctcccgctgtgaggagcgtATGTGAACAgtcaggtcgggagaatctcctgaaattatctagccattttcaggagtgcacatgtgaaaacagctatgaATTACCTGCTTAGTGGCAGCGAGTTTCTTTTGCAGATGCTCGATGGTCTCCTCTGCCACTCGGATCTTCCTGAGGGCATCTTCATCAGCAAGCTTCTTGCTCTCCTTCCTTtccctctcctccagctctcgCACGCGCATCCTCAACTCATCCACCTGgacagtgtgagagagggtttcaggactttttaaaatcattcttATTTGTTTAAACACATTGTTTATTATTAATGGGGAggagaaagctttttttttaaacaggcaaagtagaacagtaaaaaaaaaaaagaggagaagaaagaaccAACCTCAGCTTTAGATTTGCGTTCAGCTGCCATGAGCTGCACTTTGTCCCTCTGCTCCTTGGGAGCCGACTTGTACatgtccaacaacaacttcatctcTTTCTGGGACTCCTGGGCTTTCCTGAGGTGTAAGGAAGACAATAAGATTATTTTACAAGACTTGTgaacagtgatgatgatggctAGCAACAGAGATTTTGACCTCCAAATATCACTTCTCGCTGTGTGAGATTGACCCTGAGAGAGCAGAGACACAGTTCTCCCCATGTGAGAGTTGATCTTTCTCAGACAAGGTGTGATAATGGCcaatcattgtgtgtttttatcaatgATAGCAGCTGGAGTAGAAGGGAGGATTACTTGAGTTCTACTCTGAGCATCTTCAGCGTGTCCGAGTCCTTCCTCTTCAGCTCATCATTCCgtagcctctctctctcgcgctctctctctcgttctcgctcagcctctctctccctctctctgtcccggGCCCGCTGCCTCTCCagttccttcctcctctcctcctcctcctccgggtcctcgtcctcctctttcttcacaTCCATGCTGTCACTTGTTGTCTCTTCGAGTATGAGGACCCCGGTGTCGCCACTCTGACAACGCAACTGTcgataaacaacaacaagtctTTAGCCCCTAAACTTTATACTGGTAAATAAATAGACATTtgttaataaatgaattaaacctttattgccccaaGGGGAGTTTGCCTTGCACTgagagcataaaaacacaatacaaggGACAACAACCGTTTAAACCATATGGAGGacagaacataaaaacaaaaccatttgaaaaaataaaaaataaaaatacataattaaagcatcacatgattacATGAGGTATACCAACAGTAAGTTCAATAAAGAGCAGAGTACCAAGTTCATACTGTATGATCAGAGCgtattaagcagctgaatgctGCATGGAGGAAATGTCTCAACCTTGTCCCAAGAATTagtgaagaaaacatttctcaaccATTTCTCCATGAATTACGTCATCTACCTTATTGATCTCCATCTGGGTTTCCCGCAACTTCCTCTTATAGCGCTGCACATCGCCCTTCAACTGTAGGTTGTGGTTCTGCAGGCTGCTGATGAGGTGTCTCATCTCCCTGTTGATTGGTCCTGAGAGAGCACAGACACAGAGCACAGTCAACGTGTGCTTTGGTTTTGAGTCACTGAACAATCTCTGGTGCTGTAACGGATGAGCTCAACTGCGTGGTTCATAGCATGACATCATAATCCAAACGATATAGGATGCACTGTTACCACAACAATATTTATGCTAACAAATGATAACAAAAATGTTGTCCTACTGTACAGTGTGGGACGTCATATCAGCTTTAGATAAATCTTAAAATGCTGACGTATACTCAATTATTTGACCTAATATCTGAACTTTGCAATTAGTATAGGAGTACTCAACATCtgtcactttttgaaggtctcagtctcgtcttggaatcgaaagcatttttactcggtctcagTACTTGGTACCTGTCTCATTCTCAGATTtagcggactccggattttaaatctaGACCAATCAAGACAATAACTGAAAGGCTTCATTCTCACGTCCTTACTGAAACACTAAGTGCAACACATAAAAAAGAATCCAGCTTTAAATCCAGGTGCTGATTTACTAATACAGTTTACACTAACGCACCACACTCTGTCATGTTTTCCCACGCCTCCTCAAAGACTTGTTGATAGATGTGGTGAGTTTCAAACTTACCTGCTTGCTCGTTAGCTGCCAGGTTCTGCTCAAACTCGATACGGAGCATCTCATACTCTTTGCGCACCTGAGCAAGTGTATCCTCCAGCTGGATGACCTCAGTGCGCAGCTTCTTCTGAAGTGACAGCTCATCACTCTGAACAGTTGAAAACAGGAGGACAGTTTTAAATATATCACTAAGCAAATGTAATAATATTCAGGTCGAcgtctttttttcccaaaaagtaaaatccAATACTTTGCATGCCAACACATGACTGAAGTCAAGACGCAGTGACGAAAGTATCAGGGATTATCCAAAATCCAACTTTCATTTATGGATTTTACCTCCATGTGCTCAATCTGTCGCAGGTGGGCGTTCTTTGCGGTCAGCAGCAGGGCCCGTGCCTCATCCAGCTGCGTTTTAACCCCAAGTGACTCGTTGTACAACAGGGAGAACTGGGACTGCAGACATTTGTATTCTTGAGTCTCCTTCACAACCTCTTCTGGAATATTCCGCAGGTCAATCTGAAAGTGCCATTAAAAGGGTAAGAATTTAAAGTCTGTTACTCCTCCATGTGGACACAAGCTATAATGGCATGTCTAAAAGAGTATGACATGGGTTCTTGATAAGGGTAACCCCCGCTTCTAATGCAAACGTCATCACTTTACCTTGAgcttctcactctctctcacagctTCCTGGAGCTCCACCTGTAGTTTCTCCAACTCTGCCATTCGGCTATTGGCCATCTCCTGATTGTGCTCCAACTCTGCATTGAGActctcaaactgaaaaaaagaacatttattttttagatagaAGGACCACATCTtgcataaaaacatgtattacaCTGTCATATGcaaagatttaaacatttatatggACATGAATGCTCACCTTCTGAATGTTAAGTGTAATCTGGCCTCCAGGTAGTCCACCTGAGCTTCCGGTGCAGCTGTACCCAGATTTAAGCTGCAGATTAaggaaagagattaaaaaataacaaacaaatactTCATAGTACCAACACATGGCACGCATCAACAGAGGGTCATCAATAACAACATCTGGCTTGATACAGATTAATGCATAAAGCCTTATCATTGTCGTCTCATGTGTAGGAGAGAAATAACAGCACGAGCCAACGCCTAACAGATAAAAAGCACACAAACCCAACACAGTTTCATACAAAACACACCTGCTCCATGGCTTCTGCCAGATGTTTGTTGAGCTTTTGTTCCCTGTTGCTGAGTTTCTCCATGTCCCACTGCAGGTCCTCCACAGTCGTCTCCATCTCAGACACTTTGGTCTCGGAGCTGGTCACCTTGTCCACTAACTCGTTGTACTGCAATAAGGTCAAATACATGACAAAATATCTGTCATTGAGAGCAAGtatatgcaaatgtttttaaatatttttgaaacGTTTTAATTCACAGACTTTTTCTAACTCACCCTCTCTTacaaaaatgcacaaatattgctcacatgcacacagcaATACAAACAGTGCCAAGAACATCATACCTCCATGGACGTTTTGTGGTGTCTGCCCTGCAGGAGAGTGGCCAGATCTCGTAGACGACAATTCTCCTCCAGCAGAGTTTGGTTCTCACTGATCATTTCAGACTGGCTTTCACTCTCACAGGCTGCCAATAAAAAAGGAAttccaaatgtaaaaaataaatcaaatcaaaggaCCCTGTTCACATATATGCTCATCAACAACTCTATAATTATATATGCAAACCAATAAGAAACAGTAAATAATGTAGGATAGAAAATGTGCTGCATGTGTTCCTTTTGTCCCTATCTGTGAGTCAAGCGCTtatcttaaatgaatgtgtCCATAAAGAGCATGTGTCCACAGTTACCTGCAGCTTGGATCTGCTTGCACATGTTGTCGATGTGGCTGTGTAGTCTGTCAAAGACACAGACCAAGCAGGCCACAGCTCCCTTGCTGAACTGCATGCGGTCCTGGAGGTGCAGGGTCAGTTCCTCTTCGCTGCTGTGCTCCAAGGTAGTGAGAAAACCCTTGGCATTCTCACttaggggaggagggggcggggaggCATCTAAACAAGGATGGtgaaaaaacatcacatatgaTGAAAGTAATTCATCTCAATCTTCAgcctgaaaaatgaaaactgtgtATGAACTCATTGAAACTGGCTAGATATGTTTGAGGTGTAATAGCCATTAAATCACAGTTTAGGCTTGCAGAGAACATGCATGTTGCAATTTATTGATGAGGCATATTTATACACAGCGAGACAAACTATGTTTATAAAAGTCTGAAATTCAACAAGGACAGCATTGACCTTCACCGTGTTTTTTGTcacttaagcctggctcacactgtgcgatttatcctccgattgtataaaagtcggggtggcatgtgagctcacactgtacgactgaatcgtttacgacgcccgaccagaccttaagattgatgtgctcacactgtacgacccgattgtcgggcacggccggagagctctCACTGTATGAGTGAAATCgagacggagcgttgacaattgttaataaagtttcatttgaaaaaaaaaggacggcggttggtgaaagagaaggaagtggaagttgttttAGGATATAGAgaagttgatacaatcgtagatatatggatacaagtttcagaaaagtgctgcactgatgatctgtactgaaaactcaacaacaacaaaaaagcggggttctgccgctggtcgccatgactacagtcctctcttgtctctcgtgattatattgtagtcacacataacttctgccggaccctttcatgacataaacgtcaagattttaaattctaaatatcaaacatgtttgaaataaatcagggtgtccccgacgatcgccgggcagatcggggacgttaagattggatctttgtaccgctcacattacaagataatctgaacagagaatcgggtccgagcagcctcgagtcgggagaCACCCTGAGATTGTccggaaggaagaatcggagcttaAATCGGcctgattatcctgcagtgtgagccaggctttaaagGGGCGAAACATTCTAGTACCTCACAGGCAGAATGTGTAACAATTTACACATAAaaatagcagaaatcaagtctatcctgtgtaaatgtctctctgagtcattaCTGTcaacaatgagtgagaagcgtgagtcttaacagctgtattgttgtccggccgtgtttacatcatgtttacatggacgtgtgtataaagctgtttcagtcaaggactagagaaaagaagaataacacagcctactcac carries:
- the rnf40 gene encoding E3 ubiquitin-protein ligase BRE1B isoform X2; translation: MSGAGGGKRPSGGDSPPGPPEKKSKKEEKTTTTLIEPIRIAGVSSTEEMDMKVLQFKNKKLCERLEQRQAMEDELREKIEKLEKRQATDDTTLLIVNRYWSQLEENLHVLRKRIEPETPMPSTPAPPSVPPPDPSPVEVDGVTLASPSSVVPPTSLPEAQSEGEQPEQQEERQEECQEEQQPPLPTGSENVMMPTEPPQDSTKDASPPPPPLSENAKGFLTTLEHSSEEELTLHLQDRMQFSKGAVACLVCVFDRLHSHIDNMCKQIQAAACESESQSEMISENQTLLEENCRLRDLATLLQGRHHKTSMEYNELVDKVTSSETKVSEMETTVEDLQWDMEKLSNREQKLNKHLAEAMEQLKSGYSCTGSSGGLPGGQITLNIQKFESLNAELEHNQEMANSRMAELEKLQVELQEAVRESEKLKIDLRNIPEEVVKETQEYKCLQSQFSLLYNESLGVKTQLDEARALLLTAKNAHLRQIEHMESDELSLQKKLRTEVIQLEDTLAQVRKEYEMLRIEFEQNLAANEQAGPINREMRHLISSLQNHNLQLKGDVQRYKRKLRETQMEINKLRCQSGDTGVLILEETTSDSMDVKKEEDEDPEEEEERRKELERQRARDREREREAERERERERERERLRNDELKRKDSDTLKMLRVELKKAQESQKEMKLLLDMYKSAPKEQRDKVQLMAAERKSKAEVDELRMRVRELEERERKESKKLADEDALRKIRVAEETIEHLQKKLAATKQEEALLSEMDVTGQAFEDMQEQNSRLLQQLREKDDANFKLMSERIKSNQIYKLLKEEKEELADQVLTFKTQVDAQLLVVQRLEEKEGVLQSTLAALEKELAVRTQALELNKRKAVEAAQLAEDLKVQLEHTQAKLKEIQVSVAENRTARERESSNLKRSQEDLSRLRRKLEKQKKVEVYSDADEILQEEINQYKAKLRCPCCNTRDKETVLTKCFHVFCYECLKMRYDTRQRKCPKCNCAFGANDFHRIYIT
- the rnf40 gene encoding E3 ubiquitin-protein ligase BRE1B isoform X1, whose translation is MSGAGGGKRPSGGDSPPGPPEKKSKKEEKTTTTLIEPIRIAGVSSTEEMDMKVLQFKNKKLCERLEQRQAMEDELREKIEKLEKRQATDDTTLLIVNRYWSQLEENLHVLRKRIEPETPMPSTPAPPSVPPPDPSPVEVDGVTLASPSSVVPPTSLPEAQSEGEQPEQQEERQEECQEEQQPPLPTGSENVMMPTEPPQDSTKDASPPPPPLSENAKGFLTTLEHSSEEELTLHLQDRMQFSKGAVACLVCVFDRLHSHIDNMCKQIQAAACESESQSEMISENQTLLEENCRLRDLATLLQGRHHKTSMEYNELVDKVTSSETKVSEMETTVEDLQWDMEKLSNREQKLNKHLAEAMEQLKSGYSCTGSSGGLPGGQITLNIQKFESLNAELEHNQEMANSRMAELEKLQVELQEAVRESEKLKIDLRNIPEEVVKETQEYKCLQSQFSLLYNESLGVKTQLDEARALLLTAKNAHLRQIEHMESDELSLQKKLRTEVIQLEDTLAQVRKEYEMLRIEFEQNLAANEQAGPINREMRHLISSLQNHNLQLKGDVQRYKRKLRETQMEINKLRCQSGDTGVLILEETTSDSMDVKKEEDEDPEEEEERRKELERQRARDREREREAERERERERERERLRNDELKRKDSDTLKMLRVELKKAQESQKEMKLLLDMYKSAPKEQRDKVQLMAAERKSKAEVDELRMRVRELEERERKESKKLADEDALRKIRVAEETIEHLQKKLAATKQEEEALLSEMDVTGQAFEDMQEQNSRLLQQLREKDDANFKLMSERIKSNQIYKLLKEEKEELADQVLTFKTQVDAQLLVVQRLEEKEGVLQSTLAALEKELAVRTQALELNKRKAVEAAQLAEDLKVQLEHTQAKLKEIQVSVAENRTARERESSNLKRSQEDLSRLRRKLEKQKKVEVYSDADEILQEEINQYKAKLRCPCCNTRDKETVLTKCFHVFCYECLKMRYDTRQRKCPKCNCAFGANDFHRIYIT